ACCATTCCTGGCAATTGACCATATCCGCGAGGACCCGACGCCACAGGAATTTGCATCGTAAACCAAGCCTCAGCCTCTTGTTTATTAGTTTTGAGCGTAGCACGGCGGCATTCATAGCCCAAAATCTTTTTAGTTTCTGCGGTGAGTTTCCACTGAAGTTTTTGAGGGGCATCTTTGATTAAAAAACGCTTGCCCAAAAAAGTACGCATGTCTACCACCTGTTGGTTAGCAATATTGTAGTATAGTTGGTCATCACTTTCGCCCCCGGCAAATTTAATTTTGATTTGAGTCCCTCCTGCGCTAAACGACTGTTCGGTGGGTTGCTCCTCTTTGCTAGGTTTGGCTGGCTTGCGATACACCGATTCTTTGTCATTGAAAAATAACTGTTTTTGTGAAGTGCGGTTTTGAATTTTAGCCAATTGCTCTTTAGACAACATGTTTACAATATCGCCAGTGAGTTTTACCTTGGTTTTGGTGGTATACAAAATGCTGCCTTCGTTGTTTTGGGCATTTGCCAATAAAGGGAGTGAAGCAATGAGTACTAACGTTAAGAGTTTTTTCATGAGAGGGTATATGTTTTAAGTTACCTCACAAAGATAAAACCTTAGGAAGAGTCATTTTTTTAAGGAAAGTTAAAGAGTGTTAAAAGATGTTAAGCAAGTTGAATGCTTAATGGTTTTATGGTTGAGCTATTCCAAAGCTCTCTGAGTACAAGCTCGCTTGTTCCAAGCCTGTATTTGGAGTAGGTTTCCTTTTGAAGGAGCACGAAATGAGGTCTTTTACTTGAGGCTTTAAGCAGTGATATGCATCGGTATCCAAGGGTTTTATAAAACACTAAAAAATCAAGGCAATCTAAAACTGTAGAAGCTTGTAGAACAGCCTTCAACTTGTAGTTATAGTAACTTCTGCTTCTAACTAACAAATAATACATTGAAAATGAGTGTGCTATGAATTTGTTGGCTACCTATAAGGGGTAGCTCGCGACTTGTCGCTTAAAGCTTGCCCCCTGTTGGGGCTACTAATTAGCCTGCCCGAAGCAAATATAGTAGTCCTTATTAAAACAGTAATAATGTAGAGTATGTTCGTTTAGTGTGCCATTTACCCTAAGAAAACTCTGAAGTTCTCCACGTTGGGCAAGCCGAAATGGACTAACAAGTAAGTCACTATTAAAAAATAACTGTCCTTTGGAGTGAATTTTATACAAAGTTTCTTTGGCGCTCCAGTAAACAGTGATTTTTTCCAGGTTGTTATTGACCTCTTTTTGTTCTTCTTTAGATAAAATTCTTTTAGCAATTTTAAGCAATTTGCCTTGCACCCGCTCTATGTCTATGCCCACTTCTTTGGAGGTATGTATAATGCCTACAGCGTAGTTTTCGGTGTGCGATAAAGATATACGGTAAGCTCCATCTGCGAGGTAAGGTTTACCGTTGGTACCTTTCAGAATGCCCATATACTCTTCGTGTTGTAGCTCAAGGAGCTTTTTGATGACCAGACGGGCAGCGGTTGATTCGCTCTTTTTGGCTTCGTGCTCTATGTCGTTTAGATAAAACGCTTCTGAAGAACGGGGAGAAAGTGCTTGTATTAATTCTTGTGAACTCTCTTTGATCTCCCAAATGCCCCAGCTGCATTGTGGATTACTGTTTTCTACGTGTATAAGTGGCATTGTATGGGTTTTTCAAAATCAGTGCCTGAAGGTAATTATTGTGGTAAAGGTTAGAGCATTTTAACGTTTGGGCATACAACAAAAAAGGTGTAATTGAAACATACTCTTGTAGGCAATTAAAGTTTGGAGCAATTTACAGAAAAATTATTACTTTTGGTGATGAGCAAAATAGAAGTGACAAAAATAGCTACCCTTACCGGGCACAACGACTGTGTTTATGGGCTTGCCCCCAGCAAAGAAGCCAACATACTTTTTTCGGCAGACGGTAACGGGATGGTGGCACGTTGGAACCTCGAGAAGCCCGAAATAGGCGATATGGTAGCCAAAGTACAAAACTCTGTGTATGCTTTACATTACCGTGAAGCAGGTAATCAGTTGTTGGTAGGGCACAATTTTTCTGGTTTGCATCTCATAGATTTAGACTCTAAACAGGAGCTCAAGTCTATAGAACTCACCTCTGCTCAGATATTTGATATTCAAAGCATTGGCAACCTTGTTTTGGTGGCTTGTGGAGAGGGGTTGGTAGTGGCGCTTGACTTTGACAATTGGGCAGTGCGTAAACATTTGAAAGCATCAGATAAGCACGCAAGGGTCATTGCGGTGCATCCCAATCAAAAAAGCTTTGCGATTGGCTACAGCGACCACCATATCAGGGTGTTCGATACTGAAACACTTGATTTACAACACACCATTGCTGCCCATAGCAACTCAGTATTTGCCTTGCGTTATTCGCCCGATGGACAGCATTTGGTAAGCGGTGGTCGTGATGCACATTTGAAGGTTTGGAACGTAAGCCAAGACTATACTTTACACCAATCTATTGTGGCGCACATGTATGCCCTCAACTCATTGGATTTTAGCCCTGACGGGCAGTATTTTGTTACAGGCAGTATGGACAAATCGATCAAGGTGTGGGATGCCCACACGTTCAAGCTACTTAAAGTCATTGACAAATCGCGGCATGCCGGGCATGCTACCTCTGTTAATAAACTGTGGTGGTCGGCTTATCAAAACTTTGTAGTTTCGGCAAGCGATGACCGAACTGTATCTGTATGGAGTTTGAAATTTCCATAAATTGAGTTAATTTGCTCATTACCGCTATTATGATGTTATCAGTAATTTAATTATATTTATTTTGATTGTTGATTTGTTCAATGGCTATATAGTTTTGTAACATATTACAAAACTAATAGGGAAGTACCATTACTTAGGAACATGTTCAAAATAAGTATCGAGATTGAGGGTGTATACTCGAGGCTGACTTTCGTTACTTTTTGCAGTCGTAGCCATAGCTACGGCGAAAACCGATGGCTGCAGCCCTGCTGCGCCGAGCTCTGCCAAAGGCTAAAAGTAACGAAAGTCAGTAAAGAGGATATGTGTTCTAAACCGGACAGTTATTGTTGAGGGCTACGCCCGAAATCCCGTTTACGGGGCGATCACGTTCCTTAGCAATAGAAATAAAGCCATTATATAAAGCATTTATAGCATTAGAATATCACTTTTAGACCAATCAAAACAGAAACTTATGAAGATTACGCCCATCGAAATAAAAAAGAAAGACTTTGGCAAGCAGAAAGGCTTCATGAAGAAAGGCTTCGATACTGAAGAGGTAAGCCGGTTTTTAGAGTTTTTGGCCGAACACTGGGAAAAAATCCTGGATGAAAACAAAGAGTCAAGCATTCGCATTCAGTACCTTGAAAAAGAAATTAGTACATCACGCGAAAACGAAGATGCCCTTTTCAAAACCCTCAAAACCGCCGAAGATGCTGGAGCGAATTTGGTAGATCAGGCACGCCGTTCGTCAGAAATAAAAATACAAGAAGCTCAGCTAAAATCAGATGTAATCATCAAAGAAGCCCAAAGCCAGGCACGCGCCATTGTGCAAAAAGCCCACGCCCGCGCCCGCAATATTTTAGACGAAATGGTAGAAGAATTGCGTGAGCGTGAAAGAGATTATAAAGTGCTGGAAACACACCGCGACAATCTACTGATTGAGGTAAGAACTTATATCAAAGAATCGCTCGAAAAAATTGACCGTCTGGAGTCTAAAACATCCAGTGAGTATTTTGAGAAAAAAATAGAAGAAGCTCAGCAAATTTTGGAAGAAAAACAGGAGTTGCTTGACTTGCAAAAAGCTAAAATATATCAGGAAGACGAAGAACCCGAAAAAAACGAAGAAGTGACTGAAGCCAATGTAGCTGAAAACAACACCGGAAGTGAGTCGTTTTTTGATAAAATAGGCTAAGCGTTGTCATAAAAGCCACTTTATTTGGTGGAAACAAATCTAAAAGTTTTATTCGCGTTTTTGACGACTGATAATCAGGTCAACTAACGTAACTATTTTAATAAATTATGGGTCTTATTGCATTAGAAGGTTTAGAGTTTTTTGCTTACCATGGCGTATACCAGGAAGAACAAAAAATAGGTAACAAATACCGGGTAGATATTACCATAGAAACTGATTTTTTGGAAGCAGCCAAAGAAGACACCATTACGGCTACAGTGCATTATGGCGAAGTGTACGAATTGGTAAAAGCAATCATGAAACAGCCCTCTAAGCTTCTGGAGTCGCTGGCTTATCGAATAGTAGAGGCCACCCATGAAAAATATCCCAACCTGACATCAGTAGAAGCAAGCGTGGCAAAGTTTAATCCTCCGGTAGGGGGTGT
This sequence is a window from Microscilla marina ATCC 23134. Protein-coding genes within it:
- a CDS encoding GLPGLI family protein, whose protein sequence is MKKLLTLVLIASLPLLANAQNNEGSILYTTKTKVKLTGDIVNMLSKEQLAKIQNRTSQKQLFFNDKESVYRKPAKPSKEEQPTEQSFSAGGTQIKIKFAGGESDDQLYYNIANQQVVDMRTFLGKRFLIKDAPQKLQWKLTAETKKILGYECRRATLKTNKQEAEAWFTMQIPVASGPRGYGQLPGMVLELSSIKIKDDGEKSEPTTTTATQINLKKLDKGTITPPKKGKKVSRKQFKKIQQRKQKEMKERYRNKGGTIKFHKN
- a CDS encoding 4'-phosphopantetheinyl transferase family protein, with the translated sequence MPLIHVENSNPQCSWGIWEIKESSQELIQALSPRSSEAFYLNDIEHEAKKSESTAARLVIKKLLELQHEEYMGILKGTNGKPYLADGAYRISLSHTENYAVGIIHTSKEVGIDIERVQGKLLKIAKRILSKEEQKEVNNNLEKITVYWSAKETLYKIHSKGQLFFNSDLLVSPFRLAQRGELQSFLRVNGTLNEHTLHYYCFNKDYYICFGQAN
- a CDS encoding WD40 repeat domain-containing protein, which gives rise to MSKIEVTKIATLTGHNDCVYGLAPSKEANILFSADGNGMVARWNLEKPEIGDMVAKVQNSVYALHYREAGNQLLVGHNFSGLHLIDLDSKQELKSIELTSAQIFDIQSIGNLVLVACGEGLVVALDFDNWAVRKHLKASDKHARVIAVHPNQKSFAIGYSDHHIRVFDTETLDLQHTIAAHSNSVFALRYSPDGQHLVSGGRDAHLKVWNVSQDYTLHQSIVAHMYALNSLDFSPDGQYFVTGSMDKSIKVWDAHTFKLLKVIDKSRHAGHATSVNKLWWSAYQNFVVSASDDRTVSVWSLKFP
- a CDS encoding DivIVA domain-containing protein: MKITPIEIKKKDFGKQKGFMKKGFDTEEVSRFLEFLAEHWEKILDENKESSIRIQYLEKEISTSRENEDALFKTLKTAEDAGANLVDQARRSSEIKIQEAQLKSDVIIKEAQSQARAIVQKAHARARNILDEMVEELRERERDYKVLETHRDNLLIEVRTYIKESLEKIDRLESKTSSEYFEKKIEEAQQILEEKQELLDLQKAKIYQEDEEPEKNEEVTEANVAENNTGSESFFDKIG
- the folB gene encoding dihydroneopterin aldolase; the protein is MGLIALEGLEFFAYHGVYQEEQKIGNKYRVDITIETDFLEAAKEDTITATVHYGEVYELVKAIMKQPSKLLESLAYRIVEATHEKYPNLTSVEASVAKFNPPVGGVCKWAKVTHKR